A genomic region of Micromonospora sp. NBC_01796 contains the following coding sequences:
- a CDS encoding pseudouridine synthase, with amino-acid sequence MPRDDSRTRVTRAAGRANGPSSGGGAQRGEPDAREGTERLQKVLAAAGVGSRRACEDLIFRRRVTVDGRVAQLGDKVDAATAVIHVDGERLVTDTRLVYLAMNKPRGVVSTMADEKGRSALADFLDRVEERVYHVGRLDADSEGLLLLTNDGTLAHRLMHPSYGVSKTYLCEVAGPLPRSVGRRLQAGVELEDGPAQVDSFKLIDTLGRTAQIEITLHEGRKHIVRRLLDEVGHPVSRLIRTEIGPIRLGDLRAGRTRRLSNAEVAALFKAVDVDD; translated from the coding sequence ATGCCCCGCGATGACAGCCGTACCCGTGTGACCCGCGCCGCAGGGAGGGCGAACGGTCCATCGAGTGGCGGCGGTGCCCAACGGGGGGAACCGGACGCGCGGGAGGGAACCGAGCGGCTGCAGAAGGTCCTCGCCGCCGCCGGAGTCGGCTCCCGCCGGGCCTGCGAGGACCTGATCTTCCGCCGCCGGGTCACGGTCGACGGCCGGGTCGCCCAGCTCGGCGACAAGGTCGACGCGGCCACGGCGGTGATCCACGTCGACGGCGAGCGCCTGGTCACCGACACCCGCCTGGTCTACCTGGCGATGAACAAGCCCCGCGGGGTCGTCTCGACCATGGCCGACGAGAAGGGGCGTTCGGCGCTCGCCGACTTCCTCGACCGGGTGGAGGAGCGGGTCTACCACGTCGGGCGGCTCGACGCCGACAGCGAGGGCCTGCTCCTGCTCACCAACGACGGGACCCTGGCCCACCGGCTCATGCACCCCTCGTACGGGGTGTCGAAGACCTACCTGTGCGAGGTGGCCGGACCCCTGCCCCGCTCCGTCGGCCGGCGACTCCAGGCCGGGGTGGAACTCGAGGACGGCCCGGCGCAGGTCGACTCGTTCAAGCTGATCGACACGCTCGGGCGTACCGCCCAGATCGAGATCACCCTGCACGAGGGGCGCAAGCACATCGTGCGCCGGTTGCTCGACGAGGTGGGGCACCCGGTGTCGCGGCTGATCCGGACCGAGATCGGACCGATCCGGCTGGGGGATCTGCGCGCCGGACGTACCCGTCGACTGAGCAACGCCGAGGTGGCCGCGCTGTTCAAGGCCGTCGACGTCGACGACTGA
- the scpB gene encoding SMC-Scp complex subunit ScpB, whose amino-acid sequence MTSDERRDAPDSLADQAAAWVPPWARPAAAPADQPATPSADVAHAGDAAEPDETVDPADLVDPTGATAESVDAAEVVAPDEPVEERPEETDPVSARPDVGARVPDATATRPVDNSRPAPEPTSSALPEPTSDAAPEPTSLVPAEPTSDAVGDGGPEATGAGSSEAPGLVDEELRAALEAILLVVDEPVAEIVLAEVLEQPTNRVAAMLEQVSGDYTAAGHGFDLRRAAGGWRLYTRPEYATYVERFVLNGQAVRLTQAALETLAVVAYKQPVTRSRISAIRGVNCDGVIRTLVSRGLVEECGSEPDSGAFLYRTTTMFLEKLGLNTVDELPPLAPFLPDDLEEIADAPR is encoded by the coding sequence ATGACGAGCGACGAGCGTCGGGACGCCCCGGACTCCCTGGCCGACCAGGCCGCCGCGTGGGTGCCGCCATGGGCCCGTCCGGCCGCGGCGCCGGCCGACCAGCCCGCCACCCCGTCCGCCGACGTGGCTCATGCCGGCGATGCGGCTGAACCCGACGAGACCGTTGATCCCGCCGACCTGGTCGATCCCACTGGCGCCACCGCCGAGTCCGTCGACGCCGCCGAGGTGGTGGCGCCGGACGAGCCTGTCGAGGAGCGCCCGGAGGAGACCGATCCGGTGTCGGCTCGGCCCGACGTCGGCGCCCGGGTGCCGGACGCCACCGCAACCAGGCCGGTGGACAACTCCCGACCGGCGCCGGAACCGACATCGTCAGCCCTGCCCGAACCGACGTCGGACGCCGCGCCGGAACCGACATCGTTGGTCCCGGCCGAACCGACGTCGGACGCCGTGGGGGACGGGGGACCGGAGGCCACCGGGGCAGGATCGTCGGAGGCGCCGGGGCTGGTCGACGAGGAACTGCGGGCGGCGCTGGAAGCGATCCTGCTGGTGGTCGACGAACCGGTCGCGGAGATCGTGCTCGCCGAGGTACTGGAGCAGCCGACGAATCGGGTCGCCGCTATGCTCGAACAGGTGTCCGGTGACTACACCGCAGCCGGACACGGCTTCGACCTCCGGCGGGCCGCGGGCGGGTGGCGGCTCTACACCCGTCCGGAATACGCCACGTACGTCGAACGGTTCGTACTCAACGGACAGGCGGTACGACTCACCCAGGCTGCGCTGGAGACCCTGGCGGTGGTGGCCTACAAGCAGCCGGTCACCCGGTCACGGATCTCGGCCATCCGAGGTGTCAACTGTGACGGGGTGATCCGTACCCTGGTCTCGCGTGGCCTGGTCGAGGAGTGCGGCAGCGAACCGGACAGCGGTGCCTTCCTCTACCGTACGACGACCATGTTCCTGGAGAAGCTCGGGCTGAACACGGTCGACGAGCTTCCCCCGCTGGCCCCGTTCCTCCCCGACGACCTGGAAGAGATAGCCGATGCCCCGCGATGA